DNA from Prunus persica cultivar Lovell chromosome G6, Prunus_persica_NCBIv2, whole genome shotgun sequence:
AATACAGATGATAGAAAAGATATTCAAACATTTTTAGGATTTGACCCTTGCAATTTTAGTACCTATTTATTCCTTGTCTGCACATATTTGGCATCTGAATTTGGCTGTCATCTACTTTTGCTTCCTCAAGTTTCTTGTTCTGTTATATTTGTGGATATTGTCTTCATTGGTCAGTGCCAAATGATTATATGTTCTTGTGTGTAAATTTGAATATTCGGGCATTATACTTGTTTGATGAGAGCATCTGATTCCTAttgcttttttcttctgattttttatttgatattgGGACCTTTTTAAACTGTAGAGACATAGAAACAGTTTCATCACTATAGgagatttcaattttctgtaTAAACATGGAATAAACACTGTGAGGATTCCTGTTGGCTGGTGGATTGCTTATGATCCTGATCCTCCCGCACCATTTATTGGTGGAACTTTGGAAGCTCTAGATAATGCATTCTCATGGGCACAGTAGGTCTTTCTTTCACCTAATTCTGTTCAGactattaataattaaaacatcacATTCAGTTCTGATGTCATACATTAGAACTGTCCTGCAGAGCCTATAATATTAAGTGCATAATTGACCTTCATGCGGCTCCTGGCTCCCAGAACGGGATGGAACATAGTGCTAGTAGAGATGGTTCATCAGACTGGCCTAATCCAGATTACATTTCACAAACACTGCACGTTATAGATTTTCTAGCTTCCAGGTATGTTTTTGATGTGTTTTTGAATTGCTACACTCTGTAACCTCTTAGAGAGTTACACACTTGCATATGCCTTTGAATATTATTTAACAGATAAAATTATAATGGCGGATGGTAAGCATGTAAAGCATTTCGTAATTTGCCACTAATTTACCATCCTGAATCTTTGAGTGTGCAATTCAGGGATGCCAATTCATTCTGtgtttctcacacacaaccTCACATGTCTAGACACATGTTATGCAAGTTGCAAACGTGTTCTAGGTTTTCCTCGTAATATTTTATATCAAACAATGTTCGCTAACACGCCTGAAAGTAAtctccatttttgttttccttacaCTTTGTAGCTTTGAAGCATTTGAATATATCTACTGCTTTAATTCAGGGCCCCTCAATAGTTCAAGCATGCCCAACATGACTTCTTTCATTTGCAGGTATGCAAGACATCCTGCTCTGCTGGGAATTGAGCTTCTAAATGAACCATCTGCAGCTACAGTTCCGTTGGATATTTTAGTTTCATATTACAATCAAGGCTATCAAACTGTTCGGAAACACTCATCAACAGCTTATGTAATAGTTTGCCAAAGAATTGGCAATGCAGATCCATCGGAAGTTTATCATGCTAACATAGGCTCACGTAATCTAGTGGTGGATTTGCATTATTACAATCTTTTTGATAATTTCTTTGTTAATATGAGCGCTGTGGATAATATACAATTCATATACAAGAGCAGGGAAACTCAATTGGAGGCCCTGAACAGTGCAAATGGTCCACTTGTTTTTATTGGTAAGGCAATATTCCCAATTCCCTTCACCTGAAAACTTTTTTCACTTCAAGGTCTTATATTTTGGTTCTGGTATGAAATCCGAGCCTATAAGTTATCAAGATTTTTTTATCTGAAAACTTATCTTCTATAGGTTTCAAGTAGTATGAGCTATAATAGTTGAAAACTGGATTTGTTTGTAGGAGAGTGGGTGAATGAGTGGAACGTGACAAGCGGCTCTCAGAAAGATTATCAAGAATTTGGGAGGGTCCAGTTAGAGGTTTATAATGCTGCTTCCTTTGGATGGGCTTACTGGACATTGAAAAATGACAGACCACACTGGGATTTTGAATGGAACATTAGGAACAACTATCTCCAATTGGGTAATTGCCTAGacttatttgt
Protein-coding regions in this window:
- the LOC18773939 gene encoding probable glucan 1,3-beta-glucosidase A; translated protein: MELVLTKWVCTFLLCSWLIFSGVYSVEGLHGDSKVRGVNLGGWLVVEGWIKPSLFDGIPNGDMLDGTQVQLKSVTLEKYVSAENGGGMNVSVSRDVASSWETFTLWRVSESEFQFRTLQGQFLTCDGEGCSFSATAESPSTLETFYIEKYNNDRVHIKTMSGTYLQATVENQLIADYPGKPGWDDNAATFEMTIVSNNLHGDYQLANGYAHNKAKEVLKRHRNSFITIGDFNFLYKHGINTVRIPVGWWIAYDPDPPAPFIGGTLEALDNAFSWAQAYNIKCIIDLHAAPGSQNGMEHSASRDGSSDWPNPDYISQTLHVIDFLASRYARHPALLGIELLNEPSAATVPLDILVSYYNQGYQTVRKHSSTAYVIVCQRIGNADPSEVYHANIGSRNLVVDLHYYNLFDNFFVNMSAVDNIQFIYKSRETQLEALNSANGPLVFIGEWVNEWNVTSGSQKDYQEFGRVQLEVYNAASFGWAYWTLKNDRPHWDFEWNIRNNYLQLGNSPKKQNVNGLVLLGLMYVLFCLHHTL